The sequence TATGGGCATTATTATGTCGGTGGGTGTATCGATTGCTAATGCCGTTTTACTAATTACAAATGCCGAACAATTAAGGCGCATTTCCGGCAATGCCCTGGAGTCAGCCAGGGAGGCAGCTTCTCTAAGGCTACGTCCGATCATTATGACCAGTGTGGCCATGATTGCGGGTATGTTACCCATGGCTATCGGTCATGGGGAAGGCGGCGACCAGGTATCACCTCTGGGACGCGCTGTAATTGGAGGTTTACTTTTTTCAACCTTTGCCGTATTAATTATTCTTCCTAACATTTTTGCCTGGGTGCAGGAAAAAACAAGTATCAAGTCTGTATCCCTTGACCCGGAAGACCAGGAGAGCGAACATTACATTCAAACAGGTGGCATTTAATTATTTTGAAAAACAGATAGTATGATAAAAAATAAAATTATAGTTGGACTTTTTGCTTTGGTTAGTTTGCAAAGTTGTTCTTCCTCAGAAAAAAAAGAAGAAAAAAAAGAACTGGCAACCCACCCGGAAACATTTTTACTGCAAAAAAACAAATTCTCCACACGTCTTGTTTTACCGGGAGAATTGATAGCGTATCAACAGGTAGATCTTTATGCAAAAGTGACCAGTTTTGTAAAAGAACTGCATGTTGACATTGGCTCTGAAGTAAGCGCCGGTGAGCTTTTGATGACCCTGGAAGCTCCAGAACTGTTATCGCAACTGGCAGCAGCAGAATCGCGTTTAAAATCACTGGAAGCAAATTACACCGCCAGCAGTGCTAATTACAACCGTTTAGTAGAAGCCGGTAAAATTCCCGGCACTGTTTCGCAAAATGATTTAGACCAGGCCAATGCCAAAAAAAATGCTGACTTCTCTAACCTCGAAGGCGCCAAAGCTTCGTACAAAGAAGTAGGTGTTATAAAAAGTTATTTAGAAATCCGCGCGCCTTTTAACGGGATCATCACCTCGCGGAATGTAAATCCCGGTGCCTACGTGGGTCCCAGCGGCAAAGGATCTGAATTTCCCCTGCTAACTTTACAGGAACAAAAACATCTGAGACTTGCTGTTTCTATTCCCGAAGCTTACACCGGACTACTAAATCAAAACGATGCGGTGACCTTTAAAGTTAAATCAATGCCTTCTGAAACTTTTACAGCGACCATAAAACGGATGGCCGGGGCATTAGATCTGCGATTAAGATCAGAACGTATAGAAATGGATATAGAAAATGAAGCAAAAAAATTATTACCCGGAACAGTGGCGGAAGTTTTTATACCCTTGGCTTCCAAAGACAGCAGCTTTGTGGTTCCAAAAACGGCGCTGGTAAACTCAAACGAAGGAACTTATGTAATTGCTGTAGTAGACAACAAAGCAAAACAAATTCCTGTAAAAAAAGGACGTGACGTAGAAGACAAAACAGAAGTTTTCGGGGATCTAAAAATAAATGAGGAGCTACTAAACAAAGCCAACGAAGAAATTAAGGACGGGACACCGATCAGGTAAAAGCATCTATCTAAGAAATAAAACCGATTATTTACATTTGTAAGATTTTCGCAGAACTTGTAACCTATAGCGTTT is a genomic window of Sphingobacteriaceae bacterium containing:
- a CDS encoding efflux transporter periplasmic adaptor subunit; the protein is MIKNKIIVGLFALVSLQSCSSSEKKEEKKELATHPETFLLQKNKFSTRLVLPGELIAYQQVDLYAKVTSFVKELHVDIGSEVSAGELLMTLEAPELLSQLAAAESRLKSLEANYTASSANYNRLVEAGKIPGTVSQNDLDQANAKKNADFSNLEGAKASYKEVGVIKSYLEIRAPFNGIITSRNVNPGAYVGPSGKGSEFPLLTLQEQKHLRLAVSIPEAYTGLLNQNDAVTFKVKSMPSETFTATIKRMAGALDLRLRSERIEMDIENEAKKLLPGTVAEVFIPLASKDSSFVVPKTALVNSNEGTYVIAVVDNKAKQIPVKKGRDVEDKTEVFGDLKINEELLNKANEEIKDGTPIR